In Brevundimonas sp. SGAir0440, one DNA window encodes the following:
- the yajC gene encoding preprotein translocase subunit YajC: MGAEGGLTAQLIGFAPIIGIFILFYFLLIRPQQKRAKEHATAIAAVKRGDTVVLGSGMIGKVTRVEEAEVNVEIAPSVNVRVVKAMIAEVRNRTAIAANDSKA; encoded by the coding sequence ATGGGCGCTGAAGGCGGCTTGACGGCGCAGTTGATCGGGTTTGCGCCCATCATCGGTATTTTCATCCTGTTCTACTTCCTGCTGATCCGTCCGCAGCAGAAGCGCGCCAAGGAGCACGCGACCGCCATCGCCGCCGTCAAGCGTGGCGATACCGTCGTCCTGGGGAGCGGCATGATCGGCAAGGTCACCCGCGTCGAAGAGGCCGAGGTCAACGTCGAGATCGCGCCCAGCGTCAATGTGCGCGTGGTCAAGGCCATGATCGCCGAGGTGCGCAACCGCACCGCCATCGCCGCCAACGATTCCAAGGCCTGA
- the secF gene encoding protein translocase subunit SecF — MAMRGWPLIKLLPQKTNFHFVKYARFAGVLSVILCVASIIACFYPGLNMGIDFRGGASMEVSKPAGQTIELDRVREAVNGLNLGDVQVQGIARRDTNVDDGSTAILRFQVPEGRDQTQVVNQVEGAISGAVGQVNYSGVSVVGSKVSGELFTSGLLALGVAIGLMFLYIWFRFEPQFGFGAVVGLLHDVILTFGLIVLFKLEFSLNMVAAVLTVIGYSMNDTVVVFDRLRENLRKYKTMPLRDVIDLSLNETLSRTIITGVTAVMVLAALAIFGGEALFGFSIALMFGIIIGTYSSIYVGAPIILLWGVKRGALADDAKPVKLGMASRP, encoded by the coding sequence ATGGCGATGCGTGGATGGCCCCTCATCAAACTGCTGCCGCAGAAGACGAACTTCCACTTCGTCAAATATGCGCGGTTCGCCGGCGTCCTGTCGGTGATCCTGTGCGTCGCGTCGATCATCGCCTGCTTCTATCCCGGCCTGAACATGGGCATCGACTTCCGGGGCGGCGCCTCGATGGAAGTGTCCAAGCCTGCGGGTCAGACGATCGAGCTGGATCGGGTCCGCGAGGCCGTGAACGGCCTGAACCTGGGCGATGTTCAGGTCCAGGGCATTGCGCGTCGCGACACCAATGTCGATGACGGCTCGACCGCGATTCTTCGCTTCCAGGTGCCGGAAGGCCGCGATCAGACCCAGGTGGTCAATCAGGTTGAGGGCGCCATCAGCGGCGCGGTCGGTCAGGTCAACTATTCGGGCGTCAGCGTCGTCGGCTCCAAGGTGTCGGGCGAGTTGTTCACCTCGGGGCTGTTGGCTTTGGGCGTCGCGATCGGCCTGATGTTCCTCTACATCTGGTTCCGGTTCGAGCCGCAGTTCGGGTTCGGCGCCGTGGTCGGTCTGCTGCACGACGTGATCCTGACGTTCGGGCTGATCGTGCTGTTCAAGCTGGAGTTCAGCCTGAACATGGTCGCCGCCGTCCTGACCGTCATCGGCTATTCGATGAACGACACCGTCGTCGTTTTCGACCGCCTTCGCGAGAACCTGCGCAAGTACAAGACCATGCCGCTGCGCGACGTGATCGACCTGTCGCTGAACGAGACCCTGTCGCGGACCATCATCACCGGCGTGACCGCCGTCATGGTGCTGGCGGCCCTGGCCATCTTCGGCGGCGAGGCCCTGTTCGGCTTCTCGATCGCCCTGATGTTCGGCATCATCATCGGCACCTATTCGTCGATCTATGTCGGCGCGCCGATCATCCTGTTGTGGGGCGTCAAGCGCGGCGCCCTGGCTGACGACGCCAAGCCGGTCAAGCTGGGCATGGCCAGCCGGCCGTAG
- the secD gene encoding protein translocase subunit SecD, which produces MIQLSRWKVILVVVSAVLGCLLAFPNLLSDQQREALPGFMPKNKLNLGLDLQGGSYLLLEVDVPAMREKRVTNLIEDVRVTLNGAGVATNGFQREAGGVVVTLANPAQGDAAFKALQQLGGQVGPGGQAERTATRLGDNRIRFAYTDAALNGMGATAVDQSIEVVRRRIDSLGTREPSITRQGADRIVVQAPGESDPSKLEEVIGQTAQLTFQMVDVENSVQDALAGRVPPDSELLQGEDGTPYLVKKRVLVSGENLTRAGVGSDQSGRPAIDFRFDGAGARRFGEATAANLQKPFAIILDGKVISAPTIQSAITSGSGQITGNFTIQEASTLVNLLNGGALPAPLNVEERRTVTAELGADAVAAGALSTAVGFAIIVLFMILAYGLLFGGVSVVGLVLNGVLIVAAMSLTQATLTLPGIAGLILTFAVAVDANVLIYERMRDEARAGRSVIASMDAGFNKAMGTIVDANLTTLVAAGIMFVFGEGPVRGFAWTLTIGVFTSVFSSVLVAQVLLGYWLKTAKPKKLPIAE; this is translated from the coding sequence ATGATTCAGCTGTCGCGCTGGAAAGTCATTCTCGTCGTCGTCTCGGCCGTTCTCGGCTGTCTGCTGGCGTTCCCGAACCTGTTGTCGGATCAGCAGCGCGAGGCGCTGCCCGGCTTCATGCCCAAGAACAAGCTGAACCTGGGGCTGGACCTTCAGGGCGGTTCGTATCTGCTGCTGGAAGTCGATGTGCCGGCGATGCGCGAAAAGCGCGTCACCAACCTGATCGAAGACGTTCGGGTCACGCTGAACGGCGCCGGCGTCGCCACCAACGGCTTCCAGCGTGAAGCCGGCGGCGTGGTCGTCACCCTGGCCAATCCGGCCCAGGGCGATGCCGCGTTCAAGGCGCTGCAACAACTGGGCGGTCAGGTCGGACCGGGCGGCCAGGCCGAACGCACCGCGACGCGCCTGGGCGACAACCGCATCCGCTTCGCCTATACCGACGCCGCGCTGAACGGCATGGGCGCGACGGCCGTGGACCAGTCGATCGAGGTGGTGCGCCGCCGGATCGACAGCCTGGGCACACGCGAACCCTCCATCACCCGCCAGGGCGCCGACCGGATCGTGGTCCAGGCGCCGGGCGAGAGCGATCCGAGCAAGCTGGAAGAAGTCATCGGCCAGACGGCGCAGCTGACCTTCCAGATGGTCGATGTCGAGAACTCGGTCCAGGACGCCCTGGCCGGCCGGGTGCCGCCCGATTCCGAACTGCTGCAAGGCGAGGACGGCACGCCCTATCTGGTCAAGAAGCGCGTGCTGGTGTCGGGCGAGAACCTGACCCGCGCCGGCGTCGGTTCGGACCAGAGCGGCCGCCCGGCCATCGATTTCCGCTTCGACGGCGCCGGCGCACGCCGCTTCGGCGAAGCCACCGCCGCAAACCTTCAGAAGCCCTTCGCCATCATCCTGGACGGCAAGGTCATTTCGGCCCCGACGATCCAGAGCGCGATCACCTCGGGCTCGGGCCAGATCACCGGCAACTTCACGATCCAGGAAGCCTCGACGCTGGTGAACCTGTTGAACGGGGGCGCCCTGCCGGCGCCGCTGAACGTCGAGGAGCGCCGCACCGTGACGGCCGAACTGGGCGCCGACGCGGTCGCGGCCGGCGCCCTGTCGACCGCCGTCGGCTTCGCCATCATCGTGCTGTTCATGATCCTGGCCTACGGCCTGCTGTTCGGCGGCGTGTCGGTGGTCGGCCTGGTGCTGAACGGCGTGCTGATCGTGGCGGCCATGTCGCTGACCCAGGCGACGCTGACCTTGCCCGGCATCGCCGGTCTGATCCTGACCTTCGCGGTCGCGGTGGACGCCAACGTGCTGATCTATGAGCGGATGCGTGACGAGGCCCGTGCGGGCCGCAGCGTCATCGCCTCGATGGACGCCGGCTTCAACAAGGCCATGGGCACCATCGTCGACGCCAACCTGACCACCCTGGTCGCGGCGGGCATCATGTTCGTGTTTGGCGAAGGCCCGGTTCGCGGGTTCGCCTGGACCCTGACCATCGGTGTGTTCACCTCGGTCTTCTCTTCGGTCCTGGTCGCCCAGGTCCTGCTCGGCTACTGGCTCAAGACGGCCAAGCCCAAAAAACTGCCGATCGCGGAGTGA